GGAATTCCCGTCTTCGCCGTGAAGGGCGAGACGCTGACCGAATACTGGGACTATACTGCAAAGCTGTTCGACTGGCATGGCGGCGGCACGCCGAACATGATCCTCGATGACGGCGGCGACGCCACCATGCTGGTGCATGCCGGCGTGCGCGCCGAGAACGGTGACACCGCCTTCCTCGACAAGCCGGGCTCCGAGGAAGAGGAGATCTTCTACGCGCTGGTCAAGCGCCTCCTCAAGGAGAAGCCGAAGGGATACTTCGGCGAGATCGCCAGGAACATCAAGGGCGTCTCGGAAGAGACCACGACGGGCGTGCATCGCCTCTACGAGATGGCGAACAAGGGCACGCTGCTGTTCCCTGCCATCAACGTCAACGACAGCGTCACCAAGTCGAAGTTCGACAATCTCTATGGCTGCCGTGAATCGCTCGTCGACGGCATCCGCCGCGGCACCGACGTGATGCTGTCCGGCAAGGTGGCGATGGTCGCGGGCTTCGGCGACGTCGGCAAGGGCTCGGCGGCTTCGCTGCGCCAGGCCGGCTGCCGCGTCATGGTGTCGGAAGTCGATCCGATCTGCGCGCTGCAGGCGGCGATGGAAGGCTACGAGGTCGTGACCATGGAAGACGCCGCGCCCCGCGCCGACATCTTCGTCACCGCGACCGGCAACAAGGACATCATCACCATCGAGCACATGCGCGCGATGAAGGATCGCGCCATCGTCTGCAACATCGGTCATTTCGACAACGAGATCCAGATCGCCGCTCTGCGCAATCTGAAGTGGACCAACATCAAGCCACAGGTCGACGAGGTCGAGTTCCCCGACAAGCACCGCATCATCATGCTGTCGGAAGGCCGTCTCGTGAACCTCGGCAATGCGATGGGCCACCCGAGCTTCGTGATGTCGGCGTCCTTCACCAACCAGACGCTGGCGCAGATCGAGCTGTTCGCCAACAACAAGAACGGCAAGTACGAGAAGAAGGTCTACGTGCTGCCGAAGACGCTCGACGAGAAGGTCGCGCGTCTGCACCTCGCCAAGATCGGCGTCAAGCTCACCGAGCTGCGCAAGGACCAGGCCGACTATATCGGCGTCAAGCCGGAAGGCCCGTACAAGAGCGATCACTATCGCTACTGAAACGCGCTAGCCGCGAAGCATCCAGAAGCCCCGGAGCGATCCGGGGCTTTTTGCGTGCAGAGGAAACTACGGGGTTCTCTTCTCGGTTGCACAGAGGAGCCGATTAGCGGTTGACGCGCGGCGTTCGTGGTCGGACAATCCTCGGCGGCGGAGGAGACCCATGTCCCAAGAACATTTCGACGTGCTGATCGTCGGTGCCGGCCTGTCCGGCATCGGCGCGGGCTTTCACCTTCAGACGAAATGCCCGACCAAGAGCTACGTCATCCTCGAGGGGCGCGACTGCATCGGCGGCACCTGGGATCTCTTCCGCTATCCCGGCATCCGCTCCGACAGCGACATGTTCACGCTCGGCTATTCCTTCAAGCCGTGGACCGATCCGAAGGCGATCGCCGACGGGCCGCAAATCCTGAGATATGTGCGGGAGACGGCGGCCGAGAATGGCATCGACCGGAAGATCCGCTATCGCCATCGTGTCAAGCGCGCGTGCTGGTCGACGGGCGATGCGCGCTGGACCGTCGAGGTCGAGCGCACCACGGGCGAGGGCGCGGCCGAGCTCGTGCGCTTCAGCTGCAATTTCCTGTTCATGTGCTCCGGCTACTACAAATATGAGGAAGGCTATACACCGGAGTTCAAGGGTACGGCGGATTTCCAGGGCCGTATCGTGCATCCGCAGAAATGGACCGAGGATGTCGACTACGCGGGAAAGCGCGTCGTCGTGATCGGCTCGGGCGCGACCGCGGTGACGCTGGTCCCGGAGCTCGCCAAGAAGGCGTCGCAGGTCGTGATGCTTCAGCGTTCGCCGACCTACGTGGTCTCGCGGCCGGCGCAGGATCTGCTCGCCAACAAGCTTCGCCGCAACCTGCCGGCGACGCTCGCCTATCATCTGATCCGCTGGCGCAACGTGATGTGGGGGATGTTCTTCTTCCAGCTCAGCCGGCGCCGCCCGGCAAAGGTCAAGGAGCTGATCCTCAAGGGCGTGCGCATGGCGCTGGGCCCCGACTACGACGTCGCGACCCATTTCACGCCGCGCTACAATCCTTGGGATCAGCGGCTGTGCCTCGTGCCCGACGGCGATCTCTTCAAGGCGATTCGCGAGCAGCGCGCCTGCGTGGTCACGAGCGAAATCGAGACATTCACGCGCGATGGCATCCGCCTGAAGGACGGCAGCGAGCTTGCGGCCGATATCATCGTCACGGCCACGGGCCTGGTGCTCCAGGTCGTCGGCGGCCTCGAGATCAGCGTCGACGGCCGCGCCGTCGATTTCGCGAAGACGCTGACCTACAAGGGCATGATGTATGCTGACGTGCCGAACCTTGCCTCGGCGTTCGGCTACACCAATGCGTCCTGGACGCTGAAATGCGATCTCACCTGCGAATATGTCTGCCGGCTGATCAATTACATGGACCGCTGCAATTTCCGGCAGTGCGTGCCGCACAATGGCGACCCGGCGGTCTCTCTGCAGCCCTCGCTCGATTTCACCTCGGGCTATGTGCAGCGCTCGATTGCGAGGATGCCGAAGCAAGGTTCGAAGCGGCCGTGGCGGCTCTACCAGAACTATGCACTCGACATTGTCTCCCTGCGCTATGGCAGGATCGACGACGGCGTGATGCAGTATTCCTGATCGCCGCCGTCGTCGCGGTTACGCTTTGCGTGTGATTAGCGCCAGGGCGAGATCGATCGCGAGCGCCAGCACCACGGCGCCGCCGCCGAGGGCGAACAGCACGAGATAGTCGCCGCCGGTCTGCGCATAGAGCCATGAGAAGCCGTAGGCCGCCGCCGCCTGGAACAGCGCGAAGCTGGTGGTGGCGTGGCTCCAGGTCGCGCGCTGCTGCTCGGTAGAGTGCGGCACGAGCTCGTGGATGCGCCCGAGCACGAGCGGCACAATGCCGGGCGTGAAGCCGCCGACCACAACGCTCGAGACGATCAGCGAGACCGGTGCGGTGCTCACGGTGGGCAGCAGCACGGCCGCCGCCTCCACCAGGAACGCTGCACGCAGCGCTGGGCCAAATCCCGCCCTGTCGCCGAGATGACCGGTGACGAGCGGGCCGACGATCGCGCCGAGGCCGTACAGCACCCAGTAGCGCGATCCAGCGGCTGGACCAGCAAGGCCCGGACGGCCAGCGAGGTCTGACGCTGCTTCGAGTGAGACCGCGCAGGCCCAGCCTCGGGCGCTTAGCCTGCTGCCGGATCTTGATTGGGCGGCGGATGGATCAGCTGGACGCGATGAAGGTGTTCGTCCTTGCGGTAGACGAGGGCAGTCTTGCTGCCGCAGGGCGCAAGCTTGGCCGCTCGCCGGCGGCCGTGAGCCGCGCCATCGCTTTCCTGGAGGGGCGCGTCGGCGCCGAGCTCCTGCACCGGACGACGCGGTCGATCAAGCTCAGTGAGGAGGGCGAGCGCTACGTCGCGATCTGCCGCCGCGTGCTGACCGAGCTGGAGGAAGCCGACGATATCACGGCCGGCCCGCGCGCGGCGCCACGCGGCACGCTCGCGATCACCGCGCCGGTGGTGTCGGGCGAAATGGTGTTGCGGCCGATCCTCGACGCCTTCCTGGATGCTTACCCGACAGTGTCGGCAAAGCTGCTGCTGTTCGACCGCGCGGTCAATCTGATCGAGGAGGGCATCGATGTGGCGCTCCGTATCGGTCCTCTCTCGGACTCTGCAATGGTTGCGATGAAGCTCGGTGACGCGCGCCGTGTGGTGGTGGCCGCGCCGCGATATCTGAGCCAGCATCCGCGTATCGAGGAGCCGGGCGATCTCGCCAAGCACCAGATCATTGCCATGGCCCACCTGCCGAGTTCATGGAGCTTTGCGCCGCAGGCTGGCTCCTCCAGCCCGCGCACCGTCCAGTTCACGCCGCGGCTCATGATCAACAGCACCTATGCCGCGGTCGCCTCGGCGGTTGCCGGCCGCGGCGTCGCGCGGATGTATTCCTACCAGGTCGCCGAGCAGGTGCATCGCGGCGAGCTCGATATCGTGCTGGCCGGCGACGAGGATCCCGAGATGCCCGTGCACCTGATCTCGCCGCAGGGTCGGCTCTCGGTGCCGAAAGTGCGAGCCTTTACGGACTTCGCCGTGCCGCGGCTGAAGAAGCAGTTCGCGGTCCTGAAGAAAGCGATCGACACTCGCTGAATTGTGACTTGTTCGTCGCGCGGGAGAGTGTTTATCGCGCGTCGGTCATTCTTCGTCGTCTCCGTTGCGCCTATATCCGGGATGACAATGCATCCGCCGGCTACGCCGAGCACTTTCCAATTCAAGAGTTGAATATGTCAGACAGAATAGACCACGATCGCCGCCGATTCCTCGCCACCGCCGCGATCGGCATCGCCGCGCCGCTGGTTCTCGGTAGCGCCGCCGCCGCGCAGTCCGGCAAGGCCAGCCCGTCGCATTTGCCCAACGTCAAGCCAGGCGCGAACACGTCCTTTGCCGCGATCAAGCAGATCGATGCCGGAGTCCTCAACGTCGGTTACGCCGAGGCGGGCCCGGCCGATGGACCCGTGGTGATCCTGCTGCATGGCTGGCCCTATGACATCCACAGCTTCGTCGACGTCGCGCCGGCGCTGGCACAGGCCGGCTATCGCGTCATCGTTCCGCACCTGCGCGGTTACGGCACCACGCGCTTCCTGTCGCCTGACACGATGCGCAACGGTGAGCCCGCGGCGCTCGCCGCCGACATCGTCGCACTGATGGACGCGCTCGGCGTCAGGCAGGCGACGCTCGCCGGCTACGATTGGGGTGCGCGGACTGCCAACATCATCGCGGCGCTCTGGCCCGGGCGCGTCAAGGCGATGGTCTCGGTGAGCGGCTACCTGATCTCGAGCCAGGCGGCGGGCAAGATGCCGCTACCGCCCAGCGCCGAGCTGCAATGGTGGTATCAGTTTTACTTCGCTACCGATCGCGGCCGTGAGGGCTACGCCAAGAATCGGCACGACTTTGCCAGGCTGATCTGGAAGCTGGCCTCGCCCAAATGGCATTTCGACGACGCCACCTACGACCGCAGCGCTGCATCACTCGACAATCCCGATCACGTCGACATCACCATCCACAATTATCGCTGGCGGCTTGGTCTGGCCGAAGGCGAAACAAA
The DNA window shown above is from Bradyrhizobium sp. CB1650 and carries:
- a CDS encoding NAD(P)/FAD-dependent oxidoreductase — its product is MSQEHFDVLIVGAGLSGIGAGFHLQTKCPTKSYVILEGRDCIGGTWDLFRYPGIRSDSDMFTLGYSFKPWTDPKAIADGPQILRYVRETAAENGIDRKIRYRHRVKRACWSTGDARWTVEVERTTGEGAAELVRFSCNFLFMCSGYYKYEEGYTPEFKGTADFQGRIVHPQKWTEDVDYAGKRVVVIGSGATAVTLVPELAKKASQVVMLQRSPTYVVSRPAQDLLANKLRRNLPATLAYHLIRWRNVMWGMFFFQLSRRRPAKVKELILKGVRMALGPDYDVATHFTPRYNPWDQRLCLVPDGDLFKAIREQRACVVTSEIETFTRDGIRLKDGSELAADIIVTATGLVLQVVGGLEISVDGRAVDFAKTLTYKGMMYADVPNLASAFGYTNASWTLKCDLTCEYVCRLINYMDRCNFRQCVPHNGDPAVSLQPSLDFTSGYVQRSIARMPKQGSKRPWRLYQNYALDIVSLRYGRIDDGVMQYS
- a CDS encoding LysR family transcriptional regulator; its protein translation is MDQLDAMKVFVLAVDEGSLAAAGRKLGRSPAAVSRAIAFLEGRVGAELLHRTTRSIKLSEEGERYVAICRRVLTELEEADDITAGPRAAPRGTLAITAPVVSGEMVLRPILDAFLDAYPTVSAKLLLFDRAVNLIEEGIDVALRIGPLSDSAMVAMKLGDARRVVVAAPRYLSQHPRIEEPGDLAKHQIIAMAHLPSSWSFAPQAGSSSPRTVQFTPRLMINSTYAAVASAVAGRGVARMYSYQVAEQVHRGELDIVLAGDEDPEMPVHLISPQGRLSVPKVRAFTDFAVPRLKKQFAVLKKAIDTR
- a CDS encoding YbfB/YjiJ family MFS transporter, whose protein sequence is MLYGLGAIVGPLVTGHLGDRAGFGPALRAAFLVEAAAVLLPTVSTAPVSLIVSSVVVGGFTPGIVPLVLGRIHELVPHSTEQQRATWSHATTSFALFQAAAAYGFSWLYAQTGGDYLVLFALGGGAVVLALAIDLALALITRKA
- a CDS encoding alpha/beta hydrolase — its product is MSDRIDHDRRRFLATAAIGIAAPLVLGSAAAAQSGKASPSHLPNVKPGANTSFAAIKQIDAGVLNVGYAEAGPADGPVVILLHGWPYDIHSFVDVAPALAQAGYRVIVPHLRGYGTTRFLSPDTMRNGEPAALAADIVALMDALGVRQATLAGYDWGARTANIIAALWPGRVKAMVSVSGYLISSQAAGKMPLPPSAELQWWYQFYFATDRGREGYAKNRHDFARLIWKLASPKWHFDDATYDRSAASLDNPDHVDITIHNYRWRLGLAEGETKYAELEQRLASLPVITVPTITMEGDANGAPHPEPASYAKRFSGKYEHRTITGGIGHNLPQEAPQAFAQAAVDIVGS
- the ahcY gene encoding adenosylhomocysteinase; this encodes MNAKPGFTDYIVKDISLADFGRKEISLAETEMPGLMATREEYGPKQPLKGARIAGSLHMTIQTAVLIETLAALGADIRWVSCNIYSTQDHAAAAIAAAGIPVFAVKGETLTEYWDYTAKLFDWHGGGTPNMILDDGGDATMLVHAGVRAENGDTAFLDKPGSEEEEIFYALVKRLLKEKPKGYFGEIARNIKGVSEETTTGVHRLYEMANKGTLLFPAINVNDSVTKSKFDNLYGCRESLVDGIRRGTDVMLSGKVAMVAGFGDVGKGSAASLRQAGCRVMVSEVDPICALQAAMEGYEVVTMEDAAPRADIFVTATGNKDIITIEHMRAMKDRAIVCNIGHFDNEIQIAALRNLKWTNIKPQVDEVEFPDKHRIIMLSEGRLVNLGNAMGHPSFVMSASFTNQTLAQIELFANNKNGKYEKKVYVLPKTLDEKVARLHLAKIGVKLTELRKDQADYIGVKPEGPYKSDHYRY